From Streptomyces sp. NBC_00683, one genomic window encodes:
- a CDS encoding hydantoinase B/oxoprolinase family protein — MTGRWEFWIDRGGTFTDVVGRDPDGRLVSRKLLSHDPDRYRDAAVAGIRQLLGLGPRDPVPADRVAGVKMGTTVATNALLERRGEPTVLVITEGFRDALRIAYQNRPRLFDRHIVLPEAVYDRVIEVPERIDAGGRIVRPLDRTAVAEQLAAAREDGIQSAAVVLMHGYRHPDHEIAVAAAAREAGFTQISCSHEVSPLIKLVPRGDTTVVDAYLSPILRRYVDEVAGELMGIRLMFMQSNGGLREAAHFRGKDAVLSGPAGGVVGMVRTSGQAGYERVIGFDMGGTSTDVSHYAGEFEREFGTQVAGVRMRAPMMSINTVAAGGGSVLHFDGRRYRVGPDSAGADPGPACYRRGGPLTVTDANVMLGRVQAAYFPAVFGPDGDQPLDGTVVRERFEALAERAASVTGRSRTAAEAASGFLEIAVLNMANAVKKISVQRGHDITRYALTTFGGAGGQHACAVADALGIDTVLVPPLAGVLSAYGIGLADATAMREQSVEAELDEETGAGVDGICEELAERTRAELRAESIPDGAIGTRARVLLRYSGTDASLPVALGTAPAMTEEFTAVHRTRYGFTMDKPLVVEAVSVEATAAAGPHVPHRVPAAAREHALQPLENVRMFTEGRWQDTALYRRADLRLSDTVTGPAIVAEDDSTTVVDPGWQATAGATGHLVLTRVRPRPERTAVGTRVDPVMLEVFNNLFMSIAEQMGVRLESTAHSVNIKERLDFSCALFDDEGNLVANAPHIPVHLGSMGESIKEVLRRNRDSLRPGDVYAINDPYHGGTHLPDVTVVTPVFDEEDGPEPRLRFLVASRGHHAEIGGITPGSMPAFSRTIREEGVLFDNWLLVREGRLREAETRELLTTAAYPSRDPDTNLADLRAQIAANEKGIAELRRMTHQFGHDVVSAYMVHVQDNAEESVRRIVAGLHDGSCRYETDNGAVIEVAVTVDREARTAVIDFAGTSPQQPGNFNAPKSVVMAAVLYVFRTLIEDDIPLNSGCLEPLEVRVPEGSMLAPVHPAATVAGNVETSQAVTGALYAALGVQAEGSGTMNNLTFGNDRVQYYETVASGSGAGDGFDGTDAVQTHMTNSRLTDPEILEWRYPVLLESFGVREGSGGEGRWHGGSGVERRIRFLEPVTVALLSGHRRVAPYGMAGGGPGALGTQHVERADGMTVTPLEGCDTAELDTGDVLVLRTPGGGGYGPG, encoded by the coding sequence ATGACCGGACGCTGGGAGTTCTGGATCGACCGTGGAGGCACCTTCACCGACGTGGTGGGACGGGACCCCGACGGGCGGCTCGTTTCCCGCAAACTCCTCTCGCACGATCCGGACCGCTACCGCGACGCGGCCGTTGCCGGCATCAGGCAGCTGCTCGGTCTCGGCCCCCGCGACCCGGTCCCCGCCGACCGGGTCGCGGGCGTCAAGATGGGCACCACCGTCGCCACGAACGCGCTCCTGGAGCGCCGGGGCGAGCCGACCGTCCTGGTCATCACGGAAGGCTTCCGGGACGCCCTGCGGATCGCGTACCAGAACCGGCCGCGCCTCTTCGACCGGCACATCGTGCTTCCCGAGGCCGTGTACGACCGGGTGATCGAGGTCCCCGAGCGGATCGACGCCGGGGGCCGGATCGTGAGACCCCTCGACCGGACCGCGGTGGCCGAGCAGCTGGCAGCCGCCCGGGAGGACGGGATCCAGAGCGCGGCGGTCGTGCTCATGCACGGCTACCGCCACCCGGACCACGAGATCGCCGTCGCGGCGGCAGCCCGGGAAGCGGGCTTCACCCAGATCAGCTGCTCGCACGAGGTCAGCCCGCTGATCAAGCTGGTGCCACGGGGCGACACCACGGTCGTCGACGCCTACCTCTCGCCGATCCTGCGCCGGTACGTCGACGAGGTGGCCGGCGAACTGATGGGGATCCGCCTCATGTTCATGCAGTCCAACGGCGGACTGCGTGAGGCCGCGCACTTCCGGGGCAAGGACGCCGTGCTCTCCGGCCCCGCCGGCGGCGTCGTCGGCATGGTCCGTACGTCCGGGCAGGCGGGCTACGAGCGGGTCATCGGATTCGACATGGGAGGCACCTCCACCGACGTCTCCCACTACGCGGGCGAGTTCGAGCGGGAGTTCGGCACCCAGGTGGCAGGGGTGCGGATGCGCGCACCCATGATGAGCATCAACACCGTCGCCGCAGGCGGCGGATCGGTGCTGCACTTCGACGGGCGGCGCTACCGGGTAGGCCCGGACTCCGCCGGCGCCGACCCCGGCCCCGCCTGCTACCGCAGGGGCGGGCCGCTCACCGTCACCGACGCCAACGTGATGCTCGGCCGGGTCCAGGCCGCGTACTTCCCGGCCGTCTTCGGCCCGGACGGCGACCAGCCGCTCGACGGGACAGTCGTCCGTGAGCGCTTCGAAGCGCTCGCCGAGAGGGCAGCATCCGTCACGGGGCGGTCCCGGACCGCCGCGGAGGCCGCCTCGGGCTTCCTGGAGATCGCCGTACTGAACATGGCGAACGCCGTCAAGAAGATCTCCGTCCAGCGAGGCCACGACATCACCCGCTACGCGCTCACGACGTTCGGCGGCGCCGGCGGCCAGCACGCCTGCGCCGTCGCCGACGCCCTGGGCATCGACACCGTCCTCGTACCGCCGCTCGCCGGGGTCCTCTCCGCGTACGGCATCGGGCTGGCCGATGCCACCGCGATGCGCGAACAGTCGGTCGAGGCCGAACTGGACGAGGAGACCGGGGCCGGGGTGGACGGCATCTGCGAAGAGCTGGCCGAGCGCACCCGCGCCGAGCTCCGGGCGGAATCCATCCCCGACGGGGCCATCGGCACCCGGGCACGGGTCCTGCTGCGTTACTCCGGCACGGACGCGAGCCTGCCCGTCGCCCTCGGCACCGCGCCCGCCATGACGGAGGAGTTCACAGCCGTCCACCGGACCCGCTACGGCTTCACCATGGACAAGCCCCTGGTGGTCGAGGCCGTGTCGGTGGAGGCGACCGCGGCAGCCGGACCGCACGTACCCCACCGGGTCCCCGCGGCCGCGCGCGAGCACGCGCTGCAACCGCTCGAGAACGTGCGGATGTTCACCGAAGGCCGATGGCAGGACACCGCCCTGTACCGCCGGGCGGACCTGCGCCTGTCGGACACCGTGACCGGTCCGGCCATCGTCGCCGAGGACGACTCCACCACCGTCGTCGACCCGGGCTGGCAGGCCACGGCGGGCGCGACAGGGCACCTCGTACTGACCCGGGTACGCCCCAGGCCCGAGAGGACGGCCGTCGGCACCCGGGTGGACCCCGTCATGCTGGAGGTGTTCAACAACCTCTTCATGTCGATCGCCGAACAGATGGGCGTACGGCTGGAGAGCACCGCGCACTCCGTCAACATCAAGGAGCGTCTGGACTTCTCGTGCGCGCTGTTCGACGACGAGGGCAACCTCGTCGCCAACGCACCGCACATTCCGGTGCACCTGGGCTCGATGGGGGAGTCCATCAAGGAGGTGCTGCGGCGCAACCGGGACTCCCTGCGCCCAGGCGATGTGTACGCCATCAACGATCCGTACCACGGCGGCACGCATCTGCCCGACGTCACCGTCGTGACGCCCGTGTTCGACGAGGAGGACGGCCCGGAGCCCCGGCTGCGCTTCCTGGTGGCCTCGCGCGGACACCACGCCGAGATCGGCGGCATCACCCCCGGATCCATGCCCGCCTTCAGCCGCACGATCCGTGAAGAGGGCGTCCTGTTCGACAACTGGCTGCTCGTGCGCGAAGGAAGGCTCCGGGAGGCGGAGACCCGGGAACTGCTCACGACCGCCGCGTACCCCTCACGGGACCCGGACACCAATCTCGCCGACCTGCGCGCCCAGATCGCCGCCAACGAGAAGGGCATCGCGGAACTGCGCCGCATGACCCACCAGTTCGGGCACGACGTCGTCTCGGCGTACATGGTCCACGTCCAGGACAACGCGGAGGAGTCCGTGCGCCGGATCGTCGCCGGGCTGCACGACGGCTCCTGTCGCTACGAGACCGACAACGGTGCCGTCATCGAGGTCGCCGTGACGGTGGACCGCGAGGCACGCACCGCCGTCATCGACTTCGCCGGCACCTCCCCGCAGCAGCCCGGCAACTTCAACGCCCCGAAGTCCGTGGTCATGGCCGCCGTCCTGTACGTCTTCAGGACACTGATCGAGGACGACATCCCCCTCAACAGCGGCTGCCTCGAACCCCTGGAGGTACGCGTCCCCGAGGGGTCCATGCTGGCGCCGGTCCACCCGGCGGCGACCGTCGCGGGCAACGTGGAGACCTCCCAGGCCGTGACCGGTGCCCTCTACGCGGCACTGGGCGTCCAGGCCGAGGGATCGGGCACGATGAACAACCTCACCTTCGGCAACGACCGCGTCCAGTACTACGAGACGGTCGCCAGCGGGTCGGGCGCCGGTGACGGCTTCGACGGCACCGACGCCGTACAGACCCACATGACCAACTCCCGGCTCACCGACCCCGAGATCCTCGAGTGGCGCTACCCCGTGCTGCTGGAGAGCTTCGGGGTACGGGAGGGCAGCGGCGGCGAGGGCAGGTGGCACGGGGGCTCCGGGGTGGAACGCAGAATCCGCTTCCTCGAGCCCGTGACCGTGGCGCTGCTGTCCGGACACCGCCGGGTGGCACCGTACGGAATGGCCGGAGGCGGGCCGGGGGCACTGGGCACCCAGCACGTCGAACGGGCCGACGGTATGACCGTCACACCGTTGGAGGGCTGCGACACCGCCGAGCTGGACACCGGGGACGTGCTCGTCCTGCGCACACCGGGCGGAGGCGGCTACGGGCCCGGGTAA